One Deinococcus humi genomic window carries:
- the lipA gene encoding lipoyl synthase has protein sequence MTQNDQSTEKQAKFIKNGIYRKDSVPVREKKPEWLKVTIPTGQVFGEVRKIVKEHRLHTVCEEAMCPNIGECWSRGTATFMLMGHICTRGCRFCAVDTGNPMGKLDLDEPQGVAESVQLMGLKYVVLTSVDRDDLPDGGAYHFAKTVAAIKKLNPETRVEALTPDFSGNTHCVDLVLESGVDTYAQNIETVRRLTHPVRDIRADYDQTLAVLAHAKRARPDVITKTSIMLGLGETREEITQTMLDCRAAGVDVLTFGQYLRPTMHHLPVERYVSPAEFNEIREEGMKLGFLEIVSGPLVRSSYKAEQIVMDHPRGLPEHLGHIADGDQLSLI, from the coding sequence ATGACCCAGAATGATCAGAGCACTGAAAAACAGGCCAAGTTCATCAAGAACGGCATCTACCGCAAGGACAGCGTGCCCGTGCGCGAGAAGAAGCCGGAGTGGCTCAAAGTCACCATCCCCACCGGGCAGGTTTTCGGCGAGGTCCGTAAGATCGTCAAGGAACACCGCCTGCACACGGTCTGTGAGGAAGCGATGTGCCCCAACATCGGCGAGTGCTGGTCACGTGGCACCGCCACCTTCATGCTAATGGGCCACATCTGCACGCGCGGCTGTCGCTTCTGCGCCGTGGACACCGGCAACCCGATGGGTAAGTTGGATCTGGACGAGCCGCAGGGTGTGGCCGAGAGCGTGCAACTGATGGGCCTGAAATACGTGGTGCTGACCTCGGTGGACCGCGACGACCTGCCTGACGGCGGCGCGTACCACTTCGCCAAGACGGTAGCGGCCATCAAGAAACTGAATCCCGAAACCCGTGTGGAGGCGCTGACACCTGATTTCAGCGGCAACACCCACTGCGTCGATCTGGTCCTGGAGAGCGGCGTAGACACCTACGCCCAGAACATCGAGACCGTGCGCCGCCTGACCCACCCGGTGCGCGACATCCGCGCCGACTATGACCAGACGCTGGCGGTGCTGGCCCACGCCAAACGGGCCCGTCCGGACGTGATCACCAAAACGTCCATCATGCTGGGGCTGGGCGAGACGCGCGAGGAAATCACCCAGACCATGCTCGACTGCCGCGCGGCAGGGGTGGATGTGTTGACCTTCGGGCAGTATCTGCGGCCCACCATGCACCACCTGCCTGTGGAGCGTTACGTGTCGCCCGCCGAATTTAACGAAATCCGCGAGGAAGGCATGAAGCTGGGCTTCCTGGAAATCGTGTCGGGGCCGCTGGTTCGCAGCAGCTACAAGGCCGAGCAGATCGTGATGGACCACCCGCGTGGCCTGCCGGAGCATCTGGGGCACATCGCAGACGGGGATCAGCTCAGCCTGATCTAA
- the eutC gene encoding ethanolamine ammonia-lyase subunit EutC, with the protein MTDGLNPDDLTPWSSLRHFTDARIALGRAGTSLPTRELLRFNAAHAAARDAVHAPADFETLAAVLSARGEVVLNVHSRAADRAEYLRRPDLGRTLAPESLAALEGQVASDVVVVVADGLSAGALAHVPPLLALLLPELRSAGLSVGPVVLARQARVALGDPVALALGARLVLVLIGERPGLSSPDSLGAYLTFAPQLLTRDSARNCVSNIRPAGLSVRVAAWRLAHLIRQALRRELSGVTLKDEGGEPPPDFAPLPRA; encoded by the coding sequence ATGACGGACGGCCTGAACCCGGACGATCTGACTCCGTGGTCCTCGCTAAGGCACTTCACCGACGCCCGCATCGCGCTGGGCCGGGCAGGAACCTCGCTGCCGACACGGGAACTCCTGAGATTCAATGCCGCGCACGCGGCGGCGCGGGACGCGGTTCACGCTCCCGCCGATTTTGAGACCCTGGCTGCAGTCCTTTCCGCCCGTGGAGAGGTGGTTCTGAACGTGCACAGCCGTGCCGCAGACCGTGCCGAATACCTGCGCCGCCCTGATCTGGGGCGCACGCTGGCCCCCGAATCGCTGGCGGCGCTGGAAGGGCAAGTCGCCAGCGATGTCGTGGTTGTCGTGGCCGATGGCCTCTCGGCGGGGGCGCTGGCGCATGTGCCGCCTCTGCTGGCGCTGCTCCTGCCCGAACTGCGCTCGGCAGGCCTGAGCGTCGGTCCCGTCGTCCTGGCCCGGCAGGCACGGGTGGCCCTGGGGGACCCGGTGGCGCTGGCCCTGGGCGCAAGACTCGTCCTGGTTCTGATCGGCGAACGCCCCGGACTGAGCAGCCCGGACAGCCTGGGCGCCTACTTGACCTTCGCTCCCCAGCTGCTGACGCGTGACTCTGCCCGCAACTGTGTGTCCAACATTCGCCCGGCGGGGCTGAGTGTGCGGGTGGCCGCGTGGCGGCTGGCACATCTGATCCGGCAAGCGCTACGCCGGGAACTCAGTGGGGTGACGCTCAAGGATGAGGGGGGCGAGCCTCCGCCGGATTTCGCACCCCTGCCCCGTGCCTAG
- a CDS encoding NUDIX domain-containing protein, which yields MTATFYLIVWLVVQDESGRVLLGRRDGTGYMSGLWGLPGGRVERGEALMSAAVREVQEELGLRVEPDSLRPLGVSRFDIDGMQGTDFLFLTHVWAGAPTPLDHTSEVGWFAPNALPGDCLPWLPDVLEAHLTRGAWLTEQLDGVAGVRILSP from the coding sequence ATGACCGCTACCTTTTATCTGATCGTCTGGCTTGTCGTGCAGGACGAATCCGGGCGCGTGCTGCTGGGCCGCCGCGACGGCACCGGCTACATGAGCGGGCTGTGGGGTCTGCCGGGCGGACGCGTGGAACGCGGCGAGGCACTGATGTCGGCCGCCGTGCGCGAGGTGCAGGAAGAACTGGGGCTGCGGGTGGAGCCTGACTCTCTGAGGCCTCTGGGGGTGTCCCGCTTCGACATTGATGGAATGCAGGGCACCGACTTCCTGTTCCTGACCCACGTGTGGGCCGGCGCACCGACACCGCTAGATCACACTTCGGAAGTGGGCTGGTTCGCTCCCAATGCCCTGCCGGGCGACTGCTTGCCGTGGCTGCCGGACGTGCTCGAAGCCCATCTGACGCGCGGCGCGTGGCTGACCGAGCAACTGGACGGGGTCGCCGGGGTGCGGATCCTCTCCCCCTAA
- a CDS encoding GNAT family N-acetyltransferase, with product MPKLVIPTSRYKQSFLEAVREVQASGSGLGDTLKWDAAQMEADFDRALTELRRYEPGNELPDGFVNSEPLWLVEGEAYLGRASLRHTLNASLREFGGHIGYEIRPSARRQGHGRTILRLTLERARELGLERVLVTCDTDNLGSRGVIEGNGGVLEGEFVLDYHPKPLRRYWITL from the coding sequence ATGCCCAAACTCGTTATTCCCACCAGCCGCTACAAACAGAGCTTTCTCGAGGCCGTGCGTGAGGTCCAAGCTTCCGGCAGCGGCCTGGGCGACACCCTGAAGTGGGACGCGGCCCAGATGGAAGCCGACTTCGACCGCGCGCTGACGGAGTTGCGCCGCTACGAGCCGGGCAACGAACTGCCCGACGGCTTCGTGAACTCCGAACCCCTGTGGCTGGTGGAAGGCGAGGCGTACCTGGGCCGCGCGAGCCTGCGCCACACCCTCAATGCCAGCTTGCGCGAATTCGGCGGCCACATTGGCTACGAGATACGGCCCTCGGCGCGGCGCCAGGGCCACGGCAGGACCATCCTGCGGCTGACGCTGGAGCGGGCGCGGGAACTGGGTCTGGAGCGCGTGCTCGTGACCTGCGACACCGACAACCTCGGTTCCCGTGGAGTCATTGAGGGCAATGGCGGCGTCCTGGAGGGCGAATTCGTACTGGACTACCATCCAAAACCGCTGCGGCGCTACTGGATCACGCTTTAA
- a CDS encoding ribose-phosphate diphosphokinase yields MSVPSRPPAVLLESRRSPLMVFSGQSNRPLAQAICDNLGVPLGHSTTEKFTNDNLIVHYEQSLREADVFIVQTFSTPVSDSIMELLLMIDAAKSASAGRVTAVIPYYSYARSDKKDSPRISIAGRLVADLIQEAGADRVLTMTLHSPQVHGFFKVPVDHLSADIVLSEHFRSCVPSAHEGVVLAPDAGSIKRASRISRLLDCGLAMIDKERVSDTEVVPRALIGEVDGKTVFIVDDEISTAGSLVETVNIARNMGARDVYVAVTHGVYSGPAIQRIAGLDVTQVASCNTVYVSPNKIEAAGGKLAVLDVAPLFANAIANIHTGASVSTLFT; encoded by the coding sequence TTGTCTGTCCCGTCACGCCCACCTGCTGTTCTGCTGGAAAGTCGCCGCTCGCCCCTGATGGTCTTTTCCGGCCAGAGCAACCGCCCCCTGGCGCAGGCCATCTGCGACAACCTGGGGGTGCCGCTGGGCCACAGCACCACAGAGAAGTTCACCAACGACAACCTGATCGTGCATTACGAGCAGTCGTTGCGCGAGGCCGACGTGTTCATCGTGCAGACCTTCAGCACCCCGGTCAGCGACTCGATCATGGAATTGCTGCTGATGATCGACGCCGCCAAGAGTGCCAGCGCCGGACGCGTGACCGCTGTGATTCCGTACTACAGCTATGCCCGCAGCGACAAGAAGGACAGTCCCCGCATCTCGATTGCGGGCCGACTGGTGGCCGATCTGATCCAGGAGGCCGGCGCGGACCGGGTGCTCACCATGACCCTGCACAGCCCGCAGGTTCACGGCTTTTTCAAGGTGCCAGTCGATCACCTGTCGGCGGACATCGTGCTCTCCGAGCACTTCCGGAGCTGTGTGCCCAGCGCCCACGAGGGTGTGGTGCTGGCCCCCGACGCGGGCAGCATCAAGCGGGCCAGCCGCATCTCGCGTCTGCTGGACTGTGGCCTGGCGATGATCGACAAGGAGCGCGTCTCAGACACCGAAGTGGTACCGCGCGCCCTGATCGGCGAGGTGGACGGTAAGACCGTGTTCATCGTGGATGACGAGATCAGCACGGCCGGAAGCCTGGTGGAGACGGTCAATATCGCCCGCAACATGGGAGCCAGGGACGTATACGTGGCCGTCACCCACGGCGTCTACAGCGGGCCGGCCATCCAGCGTATCGCGGGGCTGGACGTGACCCAGGTCGCCAGTTGCAACACTGTCTACGTCTCCCCGAACAAGATCGAGGCAGCGGGCGGCAAGCTGGCCGTGCTGGACGTGGCCCCGCTGTTTGCCAACGCGATTGCCAATATCCATACTGGCGCGAGCGTCAGCACCCTGTTCACCTAG
- the rplS gene encoding 50S ribosomal protein L19, whose amino-acid sequence MSNIKVNRGAILRAVEQPHIKTDHPDFRPGDTVRVETKVVEGNRTRNQAFEGVVIALNGAGSRRSFTVRKISFGEGVERVFPFSSPLLAKVSVLERGKVRRAKLYYLRDLRGKAARIKSDRSRVMKDAEASKSARASKQAADQAAEAATAQAAVPEATPDTQGE is encoded by the coding sequence ATGAGCAACATCAAAGTGAACCGTGGCGCGATTCTGCGCGCCGTCGAGCAGCCGCACATCAAGACGGACCACCCCGATTTCCGCCCTGGCGACACCGTCCGCGTGGAAACCAAAGTGGTGGAAGGCAACCGCACCCGCAACCAGGCCTTTGAAGGCGTGGTCATCGCCCTGAACGGCGCGGGCAGCCGCCGCAGCTTCACCGTCCGCAAGATCTCCTTCGGTGAGGGCGTGGAGCGCGTGTTCCCCTTCAGCAGCCCGCTGCTCGCCAAGGTCAGCGTGCTGGAGCGCGGCAAGGTGCGCCGCGCCAAGCTGTACTACCTGCGCGATCTGCGCGGCAAGGCCGCCCGCATCAAGAGCGACCGCAGCCGCGTGATGAAGGACGCCGAGGCCAGCAAGAGCGCCAGGGCCAGCAAGCAGGCTGCCGATCAGGCCGCCGAAGCCGCTACCGCCCAGGCCGCCGTACCAGAAGCAACCCCCGACACCCAGGGCGAATAA
- a CDS encoding phytoene desaturase family protein, with protein MTVDAVIVGAGQGGLSAALTLARAGLRVQVLEAHETVGGGMRSLPLTLPGFVHDYGSAIHPLTAASPAFRKWPLHAFGLDWVHPDAPVTHPLGRGSVTLERNLEATADALGVDGATWTALMRPLLNDWEGLLHDILRPLPRVPSHFFTLARFGIRGLPPAQGLGKLLFRTPQARALWGGLAAHSVLPFSAPGTSAMTLVLALLAHAVGWPFPRGGAQAIPDAMRAYLEFLGGEVITGVHVTSAADLPPARVTLVDSSPAVLLDLLGDRAPNSYRAALKSYRYGPGIQKLDYALGGPVPWTDPRVARGATVHLGGTLDEVARSEAAAPTHVAERPYVLAAQHTLFDASRAPIGQHTFWAYSHVPNGSDEDIGRRMEEQIERYAPGFGDLVLARHRTTAPMLQSYSPVFGGGDVNGGKGDLWGLLARPVLGSTPYRTPVRGFYLCSSSTPPGGGIHGMAGYHAALAALKDEFGIQDSED; from the coding sequence ATGACTGTAGACGCCGTGATCGTCGGCGCGGGCCAGGGTGGTCTGTCAGCGGCCCTGACCCTGGCCCGCGCCGGACTGCGGGTGCAGGTGCTCGAAGCCCATGAAACCGTGGGCGGCGGCATGCGCAGCCTGCCACTCACGCTTCCCGGCTTCGTGCACGACTACGGCAGCGCCATCCACCCGCTGACGGCCGCCAGCCCCGCCTTCCGCAAGTGGCCGTTGCACGCCTTCGGCCTGGACTGGGTCCACCCCGACGCGCCCGTCACGCATCCACTGGGGCGCGGGTCGGTCACGCTGGAGCGCAACCTGGAGGCCACCGCCGACGCCCTGGGCGTGGATGGCGCCACCTGGACAGCCCTGATGCGTCCGCTCCTGAACGACTGGGAGGGCCTGCTGCACGACATCCTCCGCCCACTGCCGCGCGTGCCGTCGCATTTCTTCACGCTGGCGCGCTTTGGCATCCGGGGGTTGCCGCCCGCCCAAGGACTGGGCAAGCTGCTGTTCCGCACGCCGCAGGCCCGCGCGCTGTGGGGCGGGCTGGCCGCGCACAGCGTGCTGCCCTTCTCGGCTCCGGGCACCTCGGCCATGACGCTGGTGCTGGCGCTGCTGGCGCACGCGGTGGGCTGGCCCTTTCCGCGTGGTGGGGCGCAGGCCATTCCGGACGCCATGCGCGCGTATCTGGAATTTCTGGGGGGTGAGGTCATCACGGGCGTACACGTGACTTCCGCCGCCGACCTCCCCCCTGCCCGCGTGACGCTGGTGGACAGCAGCCCCGCCGTGTTGCTCGATCTGCTGGGTGACCGTGCCCCCAACTCCTACCGCGCCGCGCTGAAGAGCTACCGTTACGGCCCCGGCATTCAGAAACTGGACTACGCCCTGGGTGGCCCGGTGCCATGGACAGACCCGCGTGTGGCGCGTGGCGCAACCGTGCATCTCGGCGGCACGCTGGACGAGGTGGCCCGTTCAGAGGCCGCCGCCCCCACCCACGTCGCGGAGCGGCCCTACGTCCTGGCCGCCCAGCACACCCTGTTTGACGCCAGCCGAGCGCCCATCGGACAGCACACCTTCTGGGCCTACTCGCACGTTCCCAATGGCAGCGACGAGGATATTGGCCGCCGCATGGAGGAGCAGATTGAACGCTATGCGCCGGGCTTCGGCGATCTGGTGCTGGCCCGTCACCGCACCACCGCCCCCATGCTCCAGTCCTACAGCCCGGTGTTCGGCGGCGGCGACGTGAACGGCGGCAAGGGCGATCTGTGGGGACTGCTGGCCCGACCGGTGCTGGGTTCCACCCCATACCGTACCCCGGTCAGAGGCTTTTACCTGTGTTCCAGCAGCACGCCCCCAGGCGGCGGCATTCACGGGATGGCCGGCTATCACGCCGCGCTGGCCGCCCTAAAGGACGAGTTCGGGATTCAGGATTCGGAGGACTGA
- a CDS encoding MDR family MFS transporter: MSTPVTSPPVQNHSGLNERDKVMAFVGILTVLFLASLNLTVVGSAMPRVISDLGGFHLYAWAFTAYSLATTITIPVVGTISDRVGRRPLILLGIAVFALGSVGLGFAHSMEQLIILRAVQGIGGGTLMAMSFTAIADLFTPIERGRYQGYTGAVWGVSSVVGPLVGGFLTDHLGWRSVFFVNLPFALLAAYFIWRFFRLPKPAQLPGTGRSFDTLGATLLAGAVTTLTLAMSWGGGTYAWTSAPILGLLAGALVLGVGYAFHSNRQAQPILDLGLLKDRGIATASLAGFLVSAGMYAAILYLPLYMQGVRGSSASGSGLALAPLMGGMILTSTLSGQLVSRTGRYKKLIVAGAFVAAAALVLASTLSLSTPIWLAVGTMVLLGIGLGPVNSQLTLAVQNASPREKLGSATSGNQFFRQIGGTLAVSLFGALVNAQLAGKLGAQLPAAARTLPAPLQEAIASPNLLTSPEASAQLGGALQKLGQPELLAQITAALRNVMVGAIDEVFLVSAILVALAFITALLLPERPLLDRQTQLAAKGENQRRAQATD, from the coding sequence ATGAGTACCCCAGTGACGAGTCCACCGGTTCAGAACCACTCCGGCCTCAATGAGCGCGACAAGGTAATGGCCTTTGTCGGCATCCTGACCGTCCTCTTTCTGGCCAGCCTCAACCTGACCGTGGTGGGCAGTGCCATGCCGCGCGTGATCAGCGATCTCGGCGGCTTTCACCTGTACGCCTGGGCCTTCACGGCGTACTCGCTGGCCACCACCATCACCATTCCGGTGGTGGGCACCATCAGTGACCGCGTGGGCCGCCGCCCGCTGATTCTGCTGGGCATCGCGGTGTTTGCGCTGGGCAGCGTGGGTCTGGGCTTCGCGCACAGCATGGAGCAACTGATCATCCTGCGGGCCGTGCAGGGCATCGGCGGCGGCACCCTGATGGCAATGAGCTTCACGGCCATTGCAGACCTCTTCACGCCCATCGAGCGTGGGCGGTACCAGGGTTACACGGGCGCCGTGTGGGGCGTGAGCTCCGTGGTGGGGCCATTGGTGGGCGGCTTCCTGACCGATCACCTGGGCTGGCGGAGCGTGTTCTTCGTCAACCTGCCCTTCGCGCTGCTGGCGGCGTACTTCATCTGGCGCTTCTTCCGCTTGCCCAAGCCCGCACAGCTCCCTGGCACGGGCCGCAGCTTTGACACCCTGGGGGCCACGCTGCTGGCCGGCGCGGTTACCACGCTGACGCTGGCGATGTCCTGGGGCGGAGGCACGTATGCCTGGACCAGCGCCCCCATTCTGGGCCTGCTGGCCGGGGCGCTGGTGCTGGGCGTGGGCTACGCCTTCCACAGCAACCGTCAGGCGCAGCCCATTCTCGATCTGGGGCTGCTGAAGGACCGGGGCATCGCGACTGCCTCGCTGGCGGGCTTCCTGGTGAGCGCGGGCATGTACGCCGCGATCCTGTACCTGCCGCTGTACATGCAGGGCGTGCGGGGCAGCTCTGCGTCGGGTAGCGGTCTGGCCCTGGCGCCGCTGATGGGCGGCATGATCCTGACCAGCACGCTGTCGGGCCAGCTGGTGAGCCGGACCGGGCGCTACAAGAAACTGATCGTCGCCGGGGCTTTCGTGGCCGCCGCCGCCTTGGTGCTGGCCTCCACCCTGAGCCTGAGCACCCCGATCTGGCTGGCGGTGGGCACCATGGTCTTGCTGGGCATTGGCCTGGGGCCGGTCAACAGCCAGCTCACCCTGGCCGTGCAGAACGCCTCCCCCCGCGAGAAGCTGGGCAGTGCCACCAGCGGCAACCAGTTCTTCCGGCAGATTGGCGGCACGCTGGCGGTCAGCCTGTTCGGGGCGCTGGTCAACGCGCAGCTGGCAGGCAAGCTGGGCGCGCAGCTTCCCGCTGCCGCCCGGACCCTGCCCGCGCCTTTGCAGGAGGCCATCGCCAGCCCCAACCTGCTCACCAGCCCGGAGGCCAGCGCGCAACTGGGCGGGGCGTTGCAGAAGCTGGGGCAGCCGGAACTGCTGGCCCAGATCACGGCGGCCCTGAGGAATGTCATGGTGGGCGCGATTGACGAGGTCTTCCTGGTGTCGGCCATTCTGGTGGCGCTGGCCTTCATCACTGCGCTGCTGCTGCCCGAGCGCCCCTTGCTGGACCGCCAGACACAACTGGCGGCGAAGGGTGAGAACCAGCGCAGGGCCCAGGCAACGGACTGA
- the lipB gene encoding lipoyl(octanoyl) transferase LipB, giving the protein MKAAVFDILDLGRVPYRDAWALQREHHARVAAGGRPALLLVEHPPVLTLGRKAREGSNIIVTREYLLDQDIEVLEVERGGDVTYHGPGQLVAYAIFPVGRRVQDFLRLLEAATIAALQTLGLPDARPNPGYAGVYVDPREVNGLSYDQKIASFGVAVQKNVALHGLALNVTTNLQHFELIVPCGLSGTQMTSVEREYELRGLGQSPDMAAARQALSDAFSTTFEHYDWTLPEFAGAGS; this is encoded by the coding sequence ATGAAGGCCGCCGTATTCGACATTCTGGATCTGGGCCGCGTGCCGTACCGCGACGCCTGGGCGCTGCAAAGGGAGCACCACGCGCGGGTGGCTGCTGGGGGCAGACCCGCGCTGCTCCTGGTGGAACACCCCCCCGTCCTGACGCTGGGCCGCAAGGCGCGCGAGGGCAGCAATATCATCGTGACGCGCGAGTACTTGCTCGATCAGGACATCGAGGTGCTGGAAGTCGAGCGTGGCGGTGACGTGACCTACCACGGCCCCGGTCAACTGGTGGCCTACGCGATCTTCCCGGTGGGGCGGCGCGTGCAGGACTTCCTGCGGCTGCTGGAGGCCGCCACCATCGCGGCGCTCCAGACCCTGGGCCTGCCCGACGCCCGCCCCAATCCTGGCTACGCGGGCGTTTACGTCGATCCGCGCGAGGTCAACGGCCTGAGCTACGATCAGAAGATCGCCTCCTTCGGGGTGGCGGTGCAGAAGAATGTGGCGCTGCACGGGCTGGCGCTGAACGTGACCACCAATCTGCAGCACTTTGAATTGATCGTGCCGTGTGGCCTGAGCGGAACGCAGATGACCAGCGTGGAACGTGAATATGAACTGCGCGGTCTGGGCCAGAGTCCTGACATGGCCGCGGCCCGTCAGGCGCTGTCCGACGCTTTTTCCACCACTTTTGAACATTACGACTGGACGTTGCCGGAATTTGCCGGAGCGGGGAGCTAA
- a CDS encoding NAD(P)/FAD-dependent oxidoreductase, with amino-acid sequence MHDTVVVGAGLAGLTSARILSRAGRRVRVLEASGAVGGRVRSRVLDGFTLDAGYQVLFPSYPAVKRHLDLNALDLVAIAPSAAVRRGEREDVLGDPRRDLAALPSTLTTGVLGVDDKLRVGKLALEVLTLPPHTLLAGPDETTESYLRGQGFSEAALTNFFRPFFGGIFLRRDLDTSARLFRYYFRMLIDGGAALPRAGMGAIPAQLAAGLDIQVGVRVTGLRAHGSHVTLQTSNGELDARSVIVATDPNTAAALLGQDVSRGSLGSTYLYYASERRVDDQPRLLLNAETGLINNAQWLSNVLPGRVPPGQHLLTVTVLGLPPEDDAGLDASVRRELETWYGGAAVAGLRTLAVERIPHAQYPQPPGYAATLPGHATNLPGVLLASEATSMSGIQGAMESGEKAAAILLEDLTALSRPRGG; translated from the coding sequence ATGCACGACACAGTGGTGGTGGGCGCGGGCCTCGCGGGGCTGACGTCGGCGCGAATCTTGAGCCGGGCCGGGCGGCGGGTGCGGGTGCTGGAGGCCTCCGGCGCAGTGGGCGGGCGGGTGCGCTCACGCGTGCTGGACGGCTTCACGCTGGACGCCGGGTATCAGGTGCTGTTTCCCAGTTACCCGGCGGTGAAACGTCACCTCGATCTGAATGCTCTCGATCTGGTGGCCATTGCCCCATCGGCCGCGGTGCGGCGTGGCGAGCGAGAGGACGTGCTGGGCGACCCCCGGCGCGATCTGGCGGCGCTGCCCAGCACCCTGACGACGGGCGTGCTGGGTGTGGATGACAAGCTGCGGGTGGGCAAACTGGCCCTGGAAGTGCTGACCCTGCCCCCGCACACCCTGCTGGCTGGCCCCGATGAGACCACCGAGAGCTACCTGCGGGGGCAGGGTTTCAGCGAGGCGGCCCTGACCAACTTTTTCCGCCCCTTCTTCGGCGGGATCTTCCTGCGGCGAGACCTGGACACCTCCGCGCGGCTGTTCCGCTATTACTTCCGCATGCTGATCGACGGCGGCGCGGCCCTGCCCCGCGCGGGCATGGGCGCCATTCCGGCCCAGTTGGCCGCAGGGCTGGACATTCAGGTCGGCGTGCGCGTCACCGGTCTGAGGGCGCATGGGTCACACGTCACGCTGCAGACCTCGAACGGTGAGTTGGACGCCCGCAGCGTGATCGTCGCCACTGATCCGAACACGGCGGCGGCCTTGCTGGGCCAGGACGTTTCACGTGGGAGCCTGGGCAGCACGTACCTGTATTACGCCTCGGAACGCCGGGTCGATGACCAGCCCCGGCTGCTGCTGAATGCCGAGACAGGCCTGATCAACAACGCCCAGTGGCTGAGCAACGTTCTGCCGGGACGGGTGCCGCCCGGGCAACATCTGCTGACAGTGACGGTGCTGGGCCTGCCCCCGGAGGATGACGCCGGGCTGGATGCCAGCGTGCGCCGCGAGCTGGAAACGTGGTACGGCGGGGCGGCAGTGGCGGGGTTGCGGACGCTGGCCGTGGAGCGGATCCCACACGCGCAGTATCCGCAGCCGCCCGGTTACGCCGCCACGCTGCCTGGTCATGCCACGAATCTGCCCGGCGTCCTGCTGGCCTCGGAAGCCACCTCCATGAGCGGCATCCAGGGCGCCATGGAAAGCGGCGAGAAAGCGGCGGCCATCCTGCTGGAGGATCTGACTGCGCTGAGCCGCCCACGCGGAGGCTAA
- a CDS encoding MarR family winged helix-turn-helix transcriptional regulator produces the protein MNLPPSPSSELQSTELYDLIRLTLRLSRRFRQALDEPLATALGLNTKELLVLASIMDGAQTPGRIASKQNLPAPTVTRIVSKQVAAGLVERVSDPADLRCFQLRLTPQGEATRARTRETGQAIVASHFGHLPPQRVHAALKAMQDLHDALNAPLPEEPRSAQAQSEHSTAEEVNA, from the coding sequence ATGAATCTACCTCCTTCCCCCTCTTCAGAATTGCAGAGCACCGAGCTGTATGACCTAATCCGCCTGACCCTGCGGCTGTCGCGGCGCTTCCGGCAGGCGCTGGACGAGCCGCTGGCCACCGCGCTGGGGCTCAACACCAAGGAACTGCTGGTGCTGGCGTCCATCATGGACGGAGCACAGACACCGGGCCGGATTGCCAGCAAGCAGAATCTGCCCGCCCCCACGGTGACGCGCATCGTGTCCAAACAGGTGGCGGCGGGCCTAGTGGAACGGGTCAGCGATCCGGCCGATCTGCGCTGCTTCCAGTTGCGGTTGACGCCCCAGGGCGAGGCCACCCGCGCCCGCACCCGCGAGACGGGACAGGCGATCGTCGCCTCGCACTTCGGCCACCTGCCGCCCCAGCGGGTTCACGCCGCCCTGAAGGCCATGCAGGATCTGCACGACGCCCTGAACGCCCCCCTGCCTGAAGAACCGCGGTCTGCACAGGCCCAGTCCGAACATTCAACCGCCGAAGAGGTCAACGCATGA